Proteins co-encoded in one Cytobacillus sp. NJ13 genomic window:
- a CDS encoding phosphatase yields MWRRNEGFFLAELLLSLSGMLLAAGIVFPLIIKAIEHSEEVKQDYESTQLLYESLQQSASEGRFPEGRTIKRNQTVYEIFPKENQGFMEVCIRYENVRDRTKEKCEVFQ; encoded by the coding sequence ATGTGGAGAAGGAATGAAGGCTTCTTTTTGGCTGAACTCCTGCTTTCTTTATCAGGGATGCTGCTTGCAGCGGGCATAGTGTTTCCTCTTATCATTAAAGCTATAGAGCATTCTGAAGAGGTAAAACAGGATTACGAAAGCACACAGCTGCTTTATGAGAGTCTTCAGCAGTCCGCCTCGGAAGGGCGTTTTCCTGAGGGGAGGACTATAAAAAGAAATCAAACAGTCTATGAAATATTCCCTAAGGAAAACCAAGGATTTATGGAGGTTTGCATAAGATATGAAAATGTACGGGATAGAACGAAAGAAAAGTGTGAAGTATTTCAATAA